Genomic window (Tardiphaga sp. vice304):
CTTGACCATCAGGTCGCGGGTGCCGCGTTGGTCGTTGAGCTGCTCCATCGCCGCGCGCATCCGCAGGCCCGCCGCGAGCGCCTGCTCCGGCCGGGTGAAGGTCGCCATCACGGCATCGCCGATCGTCTTCACCGCTGCGCCGCCTTCCGATGCGATGATCTCCAGCAGGGCGTGGAAATGCGCGCGGACCAGATCGAAAGCGGCGAGGTCGCCGACCCGGTCATATAATGCGGTGGAGCCCTTGAGGTCGGTGAACAGGAAAGTCAGCGAGGTGATCTTAAGCCGCTGGTCGATGGTCAGATTGTCGGCCTTGAAGACATCGCGGAAGGTCTGGTTGGTCAGCATCCGCTTGGCGGTCAGGAACGACTTGCGCCGGCCGAGCAGATGATGGAGCGCGTCGGCGGCGACGAACACCGCCGGCAGCACGCGGACATCGGTCTGGTTGTCGAACGACACATGCAGCGGCCCCGGCCGGAGTGTGATCGTCTCGGTCGGCCGATGCGCGCCGTCATACTGCAGGGATAGCTGCCGGATCTCGTCGGTCGGCTCGCCCTGCACGTCGATGAACGTGGCGGCGTGGGTCACCGGTTCGAACACGATCATGAACTGCTCGGGCAGCGTCAGCGTCAGTTCGTTCTGGCGATAGGCCGGGACTTCGCGGTGATCGAGCACGATCTCGTCGGCCAGGGAGGCGAAGGCCGCCGCATCGAAATCGACGCCCGAGCTCCAGAACACCTGCTTGAAATAGTCCCAGATCGGCAGCGCGCCCGGATCATGCGCCGCGATCCGGCGCACCCTTGGCGACACCGTGAAGGCAACCTCGACCTGGTCATCGACCGAGGCGGCATGGTCGCTGCCGCACAGGCCGCAATGATAGTCATCGTCGCGCAGCGATTTCAGCGTGCCGAATGCATCGAGCACGCCGCGGCAGCCCGGGCACAGCACGTTCCAGGAGAGGTCGAACAGGCCGAGCCGCGAGGCCTGCAGGAAGCCGGAGATCACGCGCTCCTCCGGCAGCCCGGTCCGGGAGGCGAAGTCGAGCAGGTTGATGCGGTTCAGCGCATCGTCGGCGCCCTCCGCGATCAGTTGTCCGATCGCTGCGACGACGGTGGGATCGCTAGTCTTCTGAAGGGCGTCGAGTTGGGCTTGGATATCGCTCATCGGATATAAATAGGATTGTTCGGTAACGTGTCAAAGACGGCTTCACAACCCGGTGTCGTCCCGGCGCACGCCGGGACCCATAACCTCCGTCAGTGAAAGAGAAGCTGCAGAGCGACGGCAATCACGCTCTACTTGGATTGCTGGCGTGTATGGGTCCCGGCGTTCGCCGGGACGACAGGAGAGGGCGGTGCTTCTCGCTAGCGCCGGGAAATTCTAAACTTCGGCGAGCGGTTCGGCTG
Coding sequences:
- a CDS encoding adenylate/guanylate cyclase domain-containing protein, which codes for MSDIQAQLDALQKTSDPTVVAAIGQLIAEGADDALNRINLLDFASRTGLPEERVISGFLQASRLGLFDLSWNVLCPGCRGVLDAFGTLKSLRDDDYHCGLCGSDHAASVDDQVEVAFTVSPRVRRIAAHDPGALPIWDYFKQVFWSSGVDFDAAAFASLADEIVLDHREVPAYRQNELTLTLPEQFMIVFEPVTHAATFIDVQGEPTDEIRQLSLQYDGAHRPTETITLRPGPLHVSFDNQTDVRVLPAVFVAADALHHLLGRRKSFLTAKRMLTNQTFRDVFKADNLTIDQRLKITSLTFLFTDLKGSTALYDRVGDLAAFDLVRAHFHALLEIIASEGGAAVKTIGDAVMATFTRPEQALAAGLRMRAAMEQLNDQRGTRDLMVKIGIHEGPCLAVMLNERQDYFGQTVNIAARVQGVSNAPAIHITGTVRSAQGVEQMLRTADIVPIEKHAALRGIADKVVVYEIP